In Cherax quadricarinatus isolate ZL_2023a chromosome 91, ASM3850222v1, whole genome shotgun sequence, a single window of DNA contains:
- the LOC128704890 gene encoding synaptic plasticity regulator PANTS yields MEGEVYADDLSSVPALSWLVRPCERYKEEYKDCRSIKAKFHQYFIHGETKDCSNWQADYDHCLQYRKYKDLESLTSVIKSEMKRRQERLKGHYTNTVWDKRESPPDDWNKPLPEYLQKTQEGSYLALKSKEQKEGKIEEPSYICTIS; encoded by the exons ATGGAAGGAGAAGTTTATGCAGATGATCTGTCAAGTGTCCCAGCACTGTCCTGGCTG GTACGGCCTTGTGAGCGCTATAAAGAAGAATACAAAGACTGTCGAAGTATAAAGGCAAAATTTCATCAGTATTTCATCCATGGTGAAACGAAGGATTGCAGCAACTGGCAAGCAGACTATGATCACTGCTTACAGTATAGAAAGTATAAAGACCTGGAGTCATTG ACTTCAGTGATCAAAAGTGAAATGAAGCGTCGCCAAGAGCGTTTAAAGGGTCATTACACCAACACTGTTTGGGATAAACGAGAGTCACCACCAGATGACTGGAACAAGCCTCTGCCAGAGTATCTTCAGAAGACGCAGGAG ggGTCATACCTAGCACTGAAGTCTAAAGAACAGAAGGAGGGCAAAATAGAAGAACCATCATATATCTGCACAATATCATAA